A region of Terriglobales bacterium DNA encodes the following proteins:
- a CDS encoding exodeoxyribonuclease VII small subunit, producing MPKFEECLARLEKIVHELEKGELPLEKALALFEEGVQLSNACRKELDEAEGKIEILMKQNGKLQPEPFENRPAEAVSKT from the coding sequence TTGCCTAAGTTTGAAGAGTGCCTGGCCCGGCTGGAAAAAATAGTACACGAACTGGAAAAAGGTGAGCTCCCGCTGGAAAAAGCCCTAGCGCTATTCGAGGAAGGTGTACAACTCTCGAACGCGTGCCGTAAAGAGCTGGATGAGGCCGAAGGCAAGATTGAAATTCTGATGAAGCAGAACGGGAAATTGCAGCCGGAACCGTTCGAGAACCGCCCGGCTGAAGCAGTCTCGAAGACTTAA
- a CDS encoding bifunctional homocysteine S-methyltransferase/methylenetetrahydrofolate reductase, with amino-acid sequence MPSDFLKRLAAGPILCDGAMGTLLYAKGVFINRCYDELNLSQPELIRGIHQEYLQAGADVIETNTFGANAFKLARHGFADKVHEINLAGATLARQIVTKKETDQTFFVAGSVGPLGVRIEPLGRTSLQEARAAFRDQIAALVEGGVDAIFLETFTSLEEIHQAILAAREINADIPVVAMVTIDEDSNCLDGSSPETFGAKLTEWGADVIGCNCSVGPVVMLDVIERVRRISPLPLIAQPNAGPPQSIEGRNMYLCSPEYMASNARKLVAAGAQVVGGCCGTTPEHIRSMKSALRVGSAKGSGFQVVTEAAKQTEVAVPALEQRSRLGAKIANGEFVTMVEIVPPKGIDGSKEIEGARYLKSLGIDVINIPDSPRASARMSNQALSILIQQQVGVETILHYTCRDRNVLSIQSDLLGAAAVGLKNILCVTGDPPKLGNYPDATAVFDVDSIGLVNIVHNLNRGLDIGGNPIGNKTGTGFVVGVGANPGVLNLDEEIRRFEYKVEAGAELAITQPVFDVSLLEIFLRRIEHCRIPIIAGIWPLVSLRNAEFMKNELNVSVPDSIMKRMASTSNADAARAEGVAIAREMLLAVHSEVQGVQLSAPQSRYSSAVEVLRALGDDDAQANVQVGD; translated from the coding sequence ATGCCTTCAGATTTCTTAAAACGGTTGGCGGCCGGGCCCATCCTGTGTGATGGGGCCATGGGGACGCTGCTGTATGCCAAAGGGGTCTTCATCAATCGCTGTTATGACGAATTGAATCTCTCGCAACCGGAGCTGATTCGCGGAATTCATCAGGAATATCTTCAGGCCGGGGCCGACGTGATTGAGACCAATACGTTTGGAGCCAATGCGTTCAAGCTGGCGCGCCACGGCTTTGCGGACAAAGTCCACGAGATCAACCTGGCGGGAGCAACGCTGGCGCGGCAGATTGTCACTAAAAAAGAAACTGACCAAACATTTTTTGTTGCTGGTTCGGTGGGCCCGTTAGGGGTCCGCATTGAACCGTTGGGGAGAACTTCACTGCAAGAGGCGCGCGCGGCCTTCCGCGATCAAATTGCCGCGCTGGTGGAAGGCGGAGTGGACGCGATTTTTCTTGAGACCTTCACTTCATTGGAGGAAATCCATCAGGCGATTCTGGCGGCACGCGAGATCAACGCCGATATTCCCGTGGTTGCCATGGTCACGATTGACGAAGACAGCAATTGCCTGGACGGATCGAGCCCGGAAACTTTTGGCGCCAAGCTGACCGAATGGGGCGCTGACGTGATTGGCTGCAACTGTAGCGTCGGTCCAGTAGTCATGCTGGATGTGATTGAGCGCGTGCGCCGCATCAGTCCGCTGCCGCTGATTGCGCAACCGAATGCCGGTCCGCCACAATCCATCGAAGGCCGCAACATGTACCTGTGCTCCCCGGAATACATGGCCAGCAATGCCCGCAAGCTGGTGGCGGCAGGCGCGCAGGTCGTGGGAGGATGTTGTGGCACGACGCCGGAGCATATACGGTCAATGAAGTCGGCGCTGCGGGTGGGCTCGGCCAAAGGCAGCGGCTTCCAGGTAGTCACCGAGGCGGCCAAGCAGACCGAAGTTGCGGTCCCAGCACTCGAGCAGCGTTCACGCCTGGGCGCAAAAATTGCCAATGGCGAATTTGTGACCATGGTGGAAATTGTTCCGCCAAAAGGAATTGACGGCAGCAAAGAGATCGAAGGGGCGCGTTATCTTAAGTCGCTGGGAATTGATGTTATCAATATTCCCGACAGTCCGCGGGCTTCGGCGCGTATGAGCAATCAGGCGCTCTCGATCCTGATCCAGCAGCAGGTGGGGGTGGAGACTATCCTGCATTACACGTGCCGCGACCGCAATGTACTCAGCATCCAATCGGACCTGCTGGGCGCGGCGGCCGTGGGACTCAAAAATATTCTGTGCGTCACGGGAGACCCGCCGAAGCTGGGGAATTATCCGGATGCGACCGCGGTGTTTGACGTGGATTCTATCGGGCTGGTCAATATCGTCCACAACCTGAACCGAGGGTTGGATATCGGCGGCAATCCGATTGGCAACAAGACAGGAACCGGGTTCGTGGTCGGAGTGGGAGCCAACCCGGGTGTGCTGAACCTTGACGAAGAGATCAGGCGCTTTGAATACAAAGTCGAAGCCGGAGCGGAGCTGGCAATCACACAGCCGGTCTTTGACGTCAGCCTGCTGGAGATATTCCTGCGGCGCATCGAACACTGCCGCATTCCGATTATTGCCGGGATCTGGCCGCTGGTCAGCTTGCGCAATGCCGAATTCATGAAAAACGAGCTCAACGTTTCTGTGCCGGATTCCATTATGAAAAGAATGGCTTCGACCAGCAACGCCGACGCTGCCCGCGCCGAAGGCGTTGCCATTGCGCGCGAAATGCTGCTGGCTGTGCATAGTGAGGTGCAAGGCGTGCAACTCAGCGCACCGCAGTCGCGCTACAGCTCAGCGGTCGAGGTACTGCGGGCGCTGGGAGACGACGATGCACAAGCTAATGTGCAGGTTGGGGACTAG